The proteins below are encoded in one region of Centropristis striata isolate RG_2023a ecotype Rhode Island chromosome 12, C.striata_1.0, whole genome shotgun sequence:
- the LOC131981447 gene encoding tumor necrosis factor receptor superfamily member EDAR-like, whose protein sequence is MHRLPMEASFCAALIMDCGFGDGGEGVCIVCEEGAFSADTGVAPCIRCTQCNLLNRLKKTACSPTSDAQCSHCLPAYYELRSRTGEVELSCVPCYSHDTVHKECLLLTARSSKGESAVTAPRGNVKEPEEKRVKEETLSMALIGSASASSIFLLALLFWAVLLTAERFKQAPVYCPGPEGLLSVDDLQYTPSSSPTERAAGQSEGPSQTLVSAQDPLRGLSALSHENEVHPTSIVINVTTNIKPSSQKEENAPQEERQRSCSSIEEMEKKLQTIWEVAQGQSIDMLDYDSVQDLSLLIDSADSRNVLRRLGRSLGVPPQVNAHLQGFQDLFQYLRTSTYTLLPQLAQAAALLPHSEVVARIHRAVTHK, encoded by the exons ATGCATCGTTTGCCAATGGAGGCTTCTTTCTGTGCTGCTCTGATTATG GACTGTGGTTTTGGAGATGGGGGTGAAGGAGTCTGTATTGTGTGTGAAGAAGGGGCGTTCAGTGCAGATACAGGTGTCGCTCCCTGCATCCGATGCACCCAGTGCAACCTGCTGAACCGCCTGAAGAAAACAGCGTGCTCACCTACCAGTGACGCCCAGTGCAGCCACTGCCTCCCAGC GTATTATGAACTCAGGAGCAGGACAGGGGAAGTGGAGCTGTCCTGTGTGCCTTGTTACAGTCATGACACAGTCCATAAAGAGTGTTTGCTTTTGACGGCTCGCAGCTCTAAAGGAG AGAGTGCCGTCACTGCACCCAGGGGGAACGTCAAAGAACCTGAAGAGAAGA GAGTAAAAGAAGAAACCCTTTCAATGGCCCTGATTGGTTCAGCTTCAGCTTCCTCCATCTTCCTCCTCGCTCTGCTGTTCTGGGCCGTCCTCCTGACTGCCGAGAGATTCA AGCAGGCTCCTGTGTACTGTCCTGGGCCTGAAGGGCTTTTATCTGTAGATGACCTTCAGTACACACCTTCATCCAGCCCCACAGAGAGAGCAGCAGGACAATCAGAGGGCCCTTCACAGACACTTGTTTCAGCTCAAGACCCTCTAAG AGGCCTGAGCGCGCTGAGCCATGAGAATGAGGTGCATCCTACTTCTATTGTGATTAATGTCACCACCAACATTAAGCCCTCCAGTCAGAAAGAGGAGAACGCCCCACAGGAGGAGAGGCAAAGAAGCTGCTCCTCCATAGAGGAG ATGGAGAAAAAACTGCAGACAATATGGGAAGTGGCTCAag GTCAGAGTATCGATATGCTGGACTACGACTCAGTCCAGGACTTGTCCCTGCTGATTGACTCTGCTGACAGTAGGAATGTGCTGAGGAGATTGGGCCGGTCTTTGGGTGTCCCACCTCAGGTGAACGCTCATCTACAAGGCTTCCAGGACCTCTTCCAGTACCTGCGCACCTCCACCTACACGCTGCTGCCCCAGCTGGCCCAGGCTGCTGCACTCCTGCCTCATTCTGAAGTTGTTGCTAGGATACACAGAGCGGTGACACACAAATGA
- the LOC131981281 gene encoding adhesion G-protein coupled receptor G4-like: MNSVTALICLSSLLLGSTASTSTSLWGKKVQLKGRTCIWQLQPDVVIPALAELSVCMLIRRSYDTDWTGFDYKAPGGIYTELGLGGTAGQMTVWLFGEKQILKSNMKLHEWQSVCVTWSGPAQRLQVYINGTRLLEAPVSPKTPRKLAPGGTLTLGVSHYVAASGEVKPETGKELLGDIGLFRIWAREWSAVELSGPSCADGDVVRWDLQHWRHGCPAVPDSTIHCGKYAFSFHDDAV; the protein is encoded by the exons ATGAACTCCGTCACAgctctcatctgtctgtcttcGCTGCTTCTGGGTTCAA CTGCCTCTACCAGCACCAGCCTTTGGGGTAAGAAGGTGCAGTTAAAGGGTCGTACATGTATTTGGCAGCTACAGCCAGATGTTGTGATACCAGCCCTCGCCGAGctgagtgtgtgcatgcttaTACGGCGCTCCTATGACACAGACTGGACAGGTTTTGACTACAAAGCACCAGGGGGAATATACACAGAGCTGGGCCTCGGGGGCACGGCCGGACAGATGACAGTATGGCTTTTTGGAGAAAAACAAATCTTGAAAAGTAATATGAAATTGCATGAATGGCAATCTGTCTGTGTCACCTGGTCTGGCCCGGCTCAGAGGCTGCAGGTCTACATTAATGGAACCAGGCTGCTTGAGGCCCCCGTGAGCCCCAAAACACCCCGGAAACTGGCCCCAGGCGGCACCCTCACTCTGGGGGTGTCTCATTACGTAGCGGCAAGCGGTGAAGTGAAGCCGGAGACGGGGAAGGAACTGCTCGGTGACATTGGTCTGTTCAGGATTTGGGCCAGAGAATGGAGCGCCGTGGAGCTGAGCGGGCCCAGCTGTGCGGATGGAGACGTGGTGAGGTGGGACCTGCAGCACTGGAGGCACGGCTGCCCTGCTGTGCCTGACAGCACCATACACTGTGGTaaatatgcattttcatttcatgatGACGCAGTTTGA